A window of the Bacteroides thetaiotaomicron VPI-5482 genome harbors these coding sequences:
- a CDS encoding fasciclin domain-containing protein, producing MRNVMNRKRHWLLLLLLSPFFLSCEDKMDEHYEKPEWLKGTAWEVLSNEYGGKFSMFLEAAELSGFKPILDGKSVATVMAPDNDAFAAYLEEHGYVSVKDIPTDDLKKLIGYHLIYYSYSKSDLENFRPEDSATSKDDDDDDELGVLQPGMYYKFRTHSTSPITKEVDPSTNNTVTVYHLERFLPVFSHHIFASKGIDAKKNYEFFYPNSTWTGDNGFNVSNASVKEYQIITNNGYIYNVDRVLEPLETIYDVLKKKSDYSDFLDFYSQYSTYAYDKDLSADYGKAVGVDSLFLHAHSPNGLPNIALEWPTPNFRLYPELASISYSIFAPSNQALNTFFNRYWKAGGYSSLTDLDPLITKILLYQSVYGGSIVFPDEISGITNSLGSHYDFQLSDVKDKSICVNGSFYGLSNFPMPEIFSTVMGPSFLKRDYLLSLYAIFQSNQMAAYTTTATNYTMLITKNSGYEISDMRLMSDGVGNTLATSGEDGDVAVSTSDLKRIVSGGTVVGDVNFNTPWAVYATQDGGTYWFVKDGKMTTNYVFNSVLGQDPQTVIPTLFTEVKEVTNDAGGSWANGKVYEYESDFGVFGKLDGLEYTSLRTMLTSIGETKYPNFVFAYLMRQAELFATIDGVLAWDYRLAGRLIGFIPTNEALKEALDNDRIPGVKGTIDLSLPSPTLQGEITNQYLLREYLLNYFFTPTNAPVASGCPYLGSPDWLSGEYRNSNNIPVKYTDNGAFITLQLQNQTTGQYGNACKIVSYENFPFAFMDGAFHLIDAVFN from the coding sequence ATGAGAAATGTGATGAATCGTAAGCGGCATTGGCTGCTATTATTGCTCCTCTCACCTTTTTTTCTCTCTTGTGAGGACAAGATGGATGAGCATTATGAAAAACCCGAATGGCTGAAAGGTACAGCTTGGGAAGTTCTTTCTAATGAATATGGAGGTAAGTTCTCCATGTTTCTAGAAGCGGCAGAGTTATCAGGCTTTAAGCCTATTCTTGATGGTAAGAGTGTCGCAACTGTCATGGCTCCGGACAATGATGCGTTTGCTGCTTATCTGGAAGAACACGGTTATGTTTCAGTGAAGGATATACCGACAGATGATTTGAAGAAACTGATTGGTTATCATTTAATCTACTACTCTTATAGCAAGAGTGATCTTGAAAACTTCCGCCCGGAAGACAGTGCAACAAGCAAAGACGATGATGACGATGATGAATTGGGAGTTTTACAACCGGGAATGTATTACAAGTTTCGTACACACAGCACCAGTCCTATTACAAAGGAAGTGGATCCATCAACAAACAATACTGTAACCGTCTATCATTTAGAGCGGTTCTTGCCTGTATTCTCTCACCACATCTTTGCCTCTAAAGGTATAGATGCCAAGAAGAATTATGAATTTTTCTATCCTAACTCTACGTGGACGGGAGATAACGGGTTCAATGTGTCGAATGCAAGTGTTAAAGAATACCAAATCATAACCAATAACGGCTATATATATAATGTAGACAGGGTGTTGGAACCATTGGAAACTATTTATGATGTTTTAAAGAAAAAATCAGATTATTCCGATTTCCTCGACTTTTATAGCCAGTACAGTACTTATGCCTATGATAAGGACTTGTCTGCCGATTATGGAAAAGCAGTAGGAGTAGATAGTCTTTTTCTGCATGCACATTCACCAAACGGGCTTCCGAATATCGCGTTGGAATGGCCGACACCTAACTTCCGTCTTTATCCGGAATTAGCTTCTATCTCCTATAGTATCTTTGCACCGTCCAACCAGGCACTCAACACTTTCTTCAATAGATATTGGAAAGCTGGAGGATATTCTTCTTTAACTGATTTGGACCCGTTGATTACTAAGATATTGCTTTATCAATCAGTATATGGAGGTTCTATCGTTTTCCCTGACGAAATTAGTGGAATTACCAACTCTTTGGGTTCGCATTATGATTTCCAGTTGAGCGATGTGAAAGATAAGAGTATCTGTGTGAACGGTAGTTTTTATGGATTAAGCAATTTCCCGATGCCTGAAATATTCAGTACCGTGATGGGACCGTCTTTCCTTAAAAGAGATTACCTGCTTTCGTTGTATGCTATCTTTCAGAGTAATCAGATGGCTGCGTACACTACCACTGCTACAAACTATACGATGTTGATCACTAAAAATAGCGGATATGAAATCAGTGACATGCGTCTGATGTCTGATGGAGTCGGTAATACACTGGCAACATCCGGAGAAGATGGTGATGTGGCTGTTTCAACTTCGGACCTGAAAAGAATCGTCAGTGGTGGAACTGTAGTAGGAGATGTTAACTTTAATACGCCTTGGGCTGTTTATGCTACTCAGGATGGTGGAACATATTGGTTTGTGAAAGATGGGAAAATGACAACGAACTATGTGTTTAACAGTGTATTAGGTCAAGATCCGCAAACTGTTATTCCTACACTTTTCACCGAAGTAAAAGAGGTGACCAATGATGCCGGAGGATCTTGGGCAAACGGTAAAGTATATGAATATGAAAGTGACTTCGGTGTATTCGGGAAATTGGATGGATTGGAATATACAAGCCTGAGGACAATGTTGACCTCTATTGGAGAAACGAAATATCCGAATTTTGTATTCGCCTATTTAATGAGACAAGCCGAACTGTTTGCTACTATAGACGGTGTACTTGCTTGGGATTACAGATTGGCAGGACGTCTTATCGGGTTCATTCCGACAAATGAAGCACTAAAAGAGGCTTTGGATAATGATCGTATTCCGGGAGTGAAAGGTACGATAGATTTAAGTCTGCCATCACCAACTCTTCAAGGAGAGATTACAAATCAATACTTATTACGAGAATATCTGCTCAATTATTTCTTTACGCCTACCAATGCTCCGGTTGCATCAGGCTGTCCGTATCTCGGATCACCTGACTGGCTATCGGGAGAATATCGTAACAGCAATAATATTCCTGTGAAGTATACTGATAACGGCGCTTTCATCACCTTGCAGTTGCAGAACCAGACCACCGGTCAGTACGGAAATGCATGTAAGATAGTATCATACGAGAATTTCCCATTTGCTTTTATGGACGGTGCTTTCCACCTGATAGACGCTGTTTTTAATTAA
- a CDS encoding SusC/RagA family TonB-linked outer membrane protein, translating to MNQTNKVFYTLVAIFLSCSIEMAGQVQKVISGTVTELFGKTAEPLVGVNVNLVNNQNRSLGGGITNLNGQYNVKVPEGEKDLTIVYSYIGMKTKRIKYTGQTLLNVTLESESMAVDEVVVSARRLNRNDLGISDKEMVSATQKVDMEKLIAAAPVVSIEEALQGQLGGVDIVLGGDPGSRSAIRIRGTSTLNASSDPLIVIDGVPYPTEISDDFNFSTATEEDLGALLNISPNDIASVEVLKDASATAIWGTQGANGVLVIKTKQGTVGKTRFSFSSKWTMKEDPSTIPMLNGKEYTSLMQESIWNSAKYIGLNNPGNKYLNMLSDAPAIGDNPDWRYYDEYNQNTNWLDYVRQKALVSDNSFSMNGGGEKATYRFSLGYMSDIGTTIGTSMNRLNTSMVINYQFSNKLKFGADFSYSQTNTDANWTNTIRSEALSKMPNKSPFTVNDLTGALTDEYFTYHDPNFEGSFNGKSNYNPVAMAHEAINRTVQREGKITFRADYEILPGFYYKGWASINMRAIKTRRFLPQVVTGVEQVNKYANQSADAYSDQLALQTENKLMYIKNWNDKHNIIANVLVRTGQYINSGYNSEVYGNASSDLSDPVVGTTISDMNSSESETRNVSFVGVLNYTLLNRYVVHGSLNAEGNSAMGRNERMGYFPAVGLAWNFQNEPLLEKARDKWLDEAKFRFSIGQSGRAPSGASVYLGAYVKGTDYMNMSATKQARMQLDNLKWETSTEYNYGLDASVLKGRLRFTFDYYYKTVKDLLQKNYKLPSTTSFGSISYFNSGKMENKGWEFRTDVVIFENKDWRINGYVNFSRNENKITELPANMVQENYSPKNGAYAARAEVGRPIGSFYGYRYKGVYQNTDATYARDAEGNVMNDAKGRPIVMKNLTATCQPGDAMYEDINHDGVINQYDIVYLGNANPTLTGGAGLTVKYKQFSINTFFHGRFGQSVVNTARMNNESMHGNANQSTAVLRRWKNEGDITDIPRALYGEGFNYLGSDRFVEDTSFLRLKQLTLNYAFPKSICNKLGITSLTCFVTGYNLFTWSSYTGQDPEVNLPSRPTDLATDGATTPVSRRYTFGFNLSF from the coding sequence ATGAATCAGACAAATAAAGTCTTTTATACATTGGTAGCCATTTTTCTGTCCTGTTCTATAGAAATGGCAGGGCAGGTACAGAAGGTTATATCCGGTACGGTTACCGAATTGTTTGGAAAAACTGCTGAACCACTGGTTGGTGTAAATGTCAATCTAGTAAACAACCAGAACCGTTCGTTGGGTGGTGGTATCACAAACCTGAACGGGCAATATAATGTGAAAGTCCCAGAGGGAGAGAAAGATCTGACAATTGTTTATTCCTATATCGGAATGAAAACAAAGCGTATAAAGTATACAGGGCAAACTCTGCTCAATGTGACTTTGGAGTCAGAATCAATGGCGGTGGATGAAGTAGTAGTTTCGGCCCGTCGGTTAAATAGAAATGATTTGGGTATTTCGGATAAAGAAATGGTTTCGGCTACTCAGAAAGTTGATATGGAAAAGTTGATTGCCGCTGCACCTGTTGTATCTATAGAGGAAGCGCTGCAAGGACAATTGGGTGGTGTGGATATTGTATTGGGTGGAGACCCCGGTAGCCGTAGTGCTATCAGAATCCGTGGTACAAGTACGTTAAATGCATCTTCCGATCCGTTGATTGTTATTGATGGTGTGCCTTATCCGACTGAAATCAGTGATGATTTCAATTTCAGCACAGCTACGGAAGAAGATTTGGGTGCTCTTTTAAATATCTCACCTAATGATATTGCTTCAGTTGAAGTATTAAAAGATGCATCAGCTACTGCTATTTGGGGTACTCAGGGTGCCAATGGCGTATTGGTTATTAAGACAAAACAAGGTACGGTTGGTAAAACTCGTTTCTCATTCTCCTCCAAATGGACAATGAAGGAAGATCCGAGTACTATCCCGATGTTGAATGGTAAGGAATATACTTCTCTTATGCAGGAATCTATCTGGAATTCTGCCAAATACATCGGTCTGAATAATCCGGGAAATAAATACCTCAATATGTTGTCTGATGCTCCTGCAATCGGTGACAATCCGGACTGGAGATATTATGATGAGTATAATCAAAATACTAATTGGTTGGATTATGTACGCCAAAAAGCATTGGTTTCTGATAACAGTTTTTCAATGAATGGTGGTGGTGAAAAAGCAACTTATCGTTTCTCGTTAGGATATATGAGTGATATCGGTACTACTATCGGTACGTCTATGAACCGTTTAAATACTTCTATGGTCATTAACTATCAGTTCTCTAATAAGTTGAAATTCGGCGCAGACTTTTCTTATTCGCAGACCAATACGGATGCGAACTGGACAAACACTATTCGCTCGGAAGCATTGAGTAAAATGCCGAACAAATCGCCATTTACTGTAAATGACTTGACAGGTGCATTGACTGATGAATACTTTACTTACCACGATCCTAATTTTGAAGGTTCGTTTAATGGAAAAAGTAATTATAATCCTGTTGCTATGGCACATGAAGCTATCAACAGAACTGTGCAGCGTGAAGGTAAGATAACATTCCGTGCCGATTATGAGATTTTACCGGGATTTTATTATAAAGGTTGGGCTTCTATCAATATGCGTGCAATTAAAACACGTCGCTTTCTGCCACAAGTTGTAACAGGAGTGGAACAAGTCAACAAATATGCCAATCAGAGTGCGGACGCTTATTCCGATCAATTGGCTTTGCAGACAGAGAATAAGTTGATGTATATCAAGAACTGGAATGACAAACATAATATTATTGCGAATGTATTGGTTCGTACCGGTCAGTATATCAATTCAGGCTATAATAGCGAAGTATACGGTAATGCTTCTTCCGATCTCTCCGATCCGGTAGTCGGAACTACTATTAGTGACATGAATTCAAGCGAATCGGAAACACGTAATGTATCTTTTGTAGGGGTATTGAACTATACATTGCTGAATCGTTATGTGGTACACGGATCTCTTAATGCTGAAGGTAACTCTGCTATGGGACGTAATGAAAGAATGGGTTATTTCCCTGCTGTAGGTCTTGCATGGAACTTCCAGAACGAGCCTTTACTGGAAAAAGCAAGAGATAAATGGCTGGACGAAGCGAAATTCCGTTTCAGTATCGGGCAGAGTGGACGTGCTCCCAGCGGTGCTTCTGTTTATCTGGGCGCCTACGTGAAAGGAACAGACTATATGAACATGTCGGCTACAAAGCAGGCTCGTATGCAGTTGGATAATTTGAAATGGGAAACCTCTACCGAATATAATTATGGTCTGGATGCTTCCGTATTAAAAGGTCGTTTAAGATTTACATTCGATTATTATTATAAGACGGTGAAAGATTTGCTGCAAAAGAACTACAAACTACCTTCAACCACTAGTTTCGGATCGATTAGTTATTTTAATTCAGGTAAAATGGAGAACAAAGGTTGGGAGTTCCGTACAGATGTCGTAATCTTTGAGAATAAAGACTGGCGTATCAACGGTTATGTGAACTTTAGCCGCAACGAAAATAAGATTACTGAGCTACCTGCCAATATGGTACAGGAGAATTATTCACCAAAGAATGGGGCATATGCTGCCCGTGCGGAAGTTGGACGCCCTATCGGTTCGTTCTATGGATACCGTTACAAGGGAGTATATCAAAACACCGATGCAACATATGCACGTGATGCTGAAGGAAATGTAATGAATGATGCAAAAGGTAGACCAATCGTAATGAAAAACCTGACAGCTACCTGTCAGCCGGGAGATGCGATGTACGAAGATATCAATCATGACGGTGTTATCAATCAATATGATATTGTCTATTTGGGTAATGCCAATCCGACATTGACTGGTGGTGCGGGATTGACTGTCAAGTATAAACAATTTTCTATCAATACTTTCTTCCACGGACGTTTCGGACAGTCAGTCGTGAATACGGCTCGTATGAATAATGAGTCCATGCACGGTAACGCCAATCAGAGTACGGCTGTGTTGAGAAGATGGAAGAACGAAGGTGATATTACAGATATACCGCGTGCATTGTATGGCGAAGGATTCAACTATTTAGGTTCTGATCGTTTTGTGGAAGATACTTCCTTCCTTCGTTTGAAACAGTTGACACTGAATTATGCATTTCCGAAAAGCATTTGCAATAAATTGGGTATCACTTCACTGACATGTTTCGTTACAGGATACAACCTGTTTACTTGGTCTTCTTACACCGGTCAGGATCCGGAAGTAAACCTACCGTCGAGACCGACAGACCTGGCTACGGACGGTGCAACGACACCTGTGTCCAGACGATATACTTTTGGTTTTAACTTAAGTTTCTAA
- a CDS encoding RagB/SusD family nutrient uptake outer membrane protein: MKKLLIYIAMAGATLLTSSCNDWLDVLPKNEQVSPEYWKTKEQVEEVLAQGYQNMRLTVPTLIYWGELRGASIYAYSGKSKQELQNFQLNSSSGECKWGGFYSILNVANSIIKYAPEVKRQDETYHEAVMNSNMAEAYFMRAWTYFTLVRNFKEVPLILEPYMTDEYAVDIPKSSEETIIAQIKLDIENALSTGAAKEMYDDEDWTGMSKGRVTVWALYALMADVCLWSEDYDGCVRYADMLINSTSAFRPAFVEDPEQWYNIFFPGNSNGSIFELNFDQSRNQSPDDDATASTYPSPSNVYPWTQSTVASLQFSNAMCKRLFDEQTDQWVTSNTVRGYGNTFVLSSGTVIGNSNTEGYLPFKFRIGGKDGLSTTRSYKDANWILYRMADVLLMKAEALIWKGGEANFAQALELINKIRTRANVTTLSVQTNAVSQENMLGYLLQERDLEFAAEGKRWYDLLRFGRSQNFKYKDQFINMIIENNSTVSASWIRSVLKNTDAWYLPISQGEIDSNPNLIQNPYYDVTAN; encoded by the coding sequence ATGAAGAAATTATTAATATACATAGCAATGGCCGGAGCAACTTTGCTGACTTCCAGTTGTAATGATTGGCTAGACGTACTGCCTAAGAACGAACAGGTATCTCCGGAATACTGGAAAACAAAAGAGCAGGTGGAAGAGGTACTAGCACAAGGATATCAAAACATGCGTCTGACGGTTCCTACATTAATTTATTGGGGCGAACTTCGCGGGGCATCCATTTATGCTTATTCAGGTAAATCGAAACAGGAATTACAGAATTTTCAGTTGAATTCTTCATCCGGCGAATGCAAATGGGGAGGTTTCTATTCTATATTGAATGTGGCGAACTCCATAATTAAATATGCACCGGAAGTAAAGAGGCAGGATGAAACATATCATGAGGCAGTAATGAATTCAAATATGGCGGAAGCATATTTTATGCGCGCTTGGACATACTTTACGCTGGTACGTAACTTTAAAGAAGTGCCGTTGATTCTGGAACCCTATATGACAGACGAGTATGCTGTCGATATACCCAAATCTTCGGAAGAGACGATTATCGCACAAATCAAGCTGGATATCGAGAATGCACTTTCCACAGGAGCAGCTAAAGAAATGTATGATGATGAAGACTGGACCGGCATGAGTAAAGGACGCGTCACTGTATGGGCACTGTATGCATTGATGGCAGACGTGTGTTTGTGGAGCGAAGATTACGATGGTTGTGTAAGATATGCAGATATGCTGATTAATTCAACTTCCGCTTTCCGTCCGGCATTTGTGGAAGACCCCGAACAATGGTACAATATCTTCTTCCCGGGCAACAGCAACGGTTCTATATTTGAACTAAACTTTGATCAGTCACGCAATCAATCTCCTGACGATGATGCTACAGCGAGTACATATCCTTCGCCATCTAACGTTTATCCTTGGACACAATCGACAGTTGCCAGTCTTCAATTCTCGAACGCAATGTGTAAGCGTTTGTTTGACGAACAAACTGATCAATGGGTGACTTCCAACACTGTTCGTGGCTATGGCAATACGTTTGTTCTTTCTTCGGGAACCGTTATTGGTAACTCCAATACAGAAGGCTATCTTCCCTTTAAGTTCAGAATCGGCGGAAAGGATGGATTGTCTACGACTCGTTCTTATAAAGATGCCAACTGGATTCTCTATCGCATGGCAGATGTATTGCTGATGAAAGCTGAGGCATTGATCTGGAAAGGCGGCGAAGCAAATTTCGCACAAGCTTTGGAACTTATCAATAAAATACGTACCCGTGCCAACGTCACTACATTAAGTGTTCAGACGAATGCTGTATCACAAGAAAATATGCTCGGATACTTGTTGCAGGAACGTGATCTTGAATTTGCTGCGGAAGGAAAACGCTGGTATGATCTTTTACGCTTCGGCAGGTCACAGAACTTTAAATATAAAGATCAGTTTATCAATATGATCATTGAGAACAATTCTACGGTTAGCGCCAGTTGGATACGTTCGGTACTGAAGAATACCGATGCTTGGTATTTGCCTATTAGTCAGGGTGAGATCGACAGTAACCCGAATTTAATACAGAATCCTTATTATGATGTAACTGCAAATTAA
- a CDS encoding DUF5108 domain-containing protein — protein sequence MKNIVRFCLMILCITCYSCDDPYKDTVFKVYDVQPAATYLQNRPDDFSEWVKVLKYGDLFNAVNRAEDAFTVLAPTNDAVLRFYEKKGVTSIEDLGYEYARTLVTYHVINDSIDREDFVKSGELPGRTLSGDALKVSFGNEGGDKSVYINKEAHVSELAIRTANGRIYVLDDVLSPAVETIYARLSDKGNYKIFCEALEKTAWSDSLSVVNSVLEGPLGMRVELRKYFTVFAVSDAVFAQEGITSFSALAAKVGALTDDYELPNNELNRFIAYHIMDGEHTLESLRTFSKPFDRETWEYRKMLNTRATNDLILISENGLNNGVKFIEEQADEIVKNGYIQPIDGYLPVKTDFEPIPVIFDFCDYPEVSSYIAAKGKGQLYQQVSRDDDDTYTALTKFIGRQEIVPQVSSYKIEMGPSGTLASDWSYLSYCTKGANTSGNWTKLMNNDALVVNIGYNGTLDLTIPPILAGKYRITLYYAYDPSMKFIGERGEGSQAGLTNFRLDSKRLAGGDNKRIYDGKTGDVQDCFNTPLTSNLSGEETAFEFTTTASHTLNVVVVDPAASSHNKFRMYFDYILFEPVIE from the coding sequence ATGAAGAATATTGTAAGATTTTGCTTAATGATTTTGTGCATCACTTGTTATTCCTGTGATGATCCGTACAAGGATACGGTATTTAAAGTATATGATGTACAACCTGCGGCAACCTATCTCCAGAACCGTCCTGACGATTTCTCCGAATGGGTGAAAGTGTTGAAATATGGAGATTTGTTCAACGCTGTAAATCGTGCAGAGGATGCTTTCACTGTGTTGGCACCTACTAACGATGCAGTTCTCCGCTTTTATGAAAAGAAGGGAGTCACTTCTATCGAAGATTTGGGATATGAATATGCCCGCACTCTTGTTACATATCATGTCATCAATGACTCCATTGATCGGGAGGATTTTGTGAAAAGCGGTGAACTGCCTGGCAGAACACTTTCGGGAGATGCATTGAAAGTATCTTTCGGTAACGAAGGTGGCGATAAATCTGTTTACATTAACAAAGAAGCTCATGTTAGCGAATTAGCTATACGCACAGCCAATGGGCGTATATATGTGCTTGATGATGTGTTGAGTCCGGCAGTAGAGACTATCTACGCACGTCTTTCAGACAAGGGTAATTATAAGATATTCTGTGAAGCGTTGGAGAAAACAGCATGGAGCGATTCGCTGAGTGTTGTGAATTCCGTACTCGAAGGTCCGTTAGGCATGAGAGTAGAATTGCGTAAATATTTCACAGTATTTGCCGTATCCGATGCTGTATTTGCACAGGAAGGTATCACCAGCTTTAGTGCTTTGGCTGCCAAGGTTGGAGCATTGACCGACGATTATGAACTTCCCAATAATGAGTTGAACAGGTTTATAGCTTACCATATAATGGATGGAGAACATACTCTTGAATCTCTTCGCACATTCTCCAAACCTTTTGACAGAGAAACATGGGAATATAGAAAGATGTTGAATACCAGAGCTACAAACGACTTGATCTTGATTTCTGAAAACGGATTAAATAATGGAGTTAAATTCATAGAGGAACAAGCTGACGAGATTGTGAAAAACGGATATATCCAACCAATTGACGGATATCTGCCAGTGAAAACCGATTTTGAACCAATACCTGTTATTTTTGATTTCTGTGATTATCCCGAAGTATCTTCATACATTGCTGCTAAAGGAAAAGGACAACTTTATCAGCAGGTTTCACGTGACGATGATGATACGTACACTGCATTAACGAAATTCATCGGCAGACAAGAGATCGTTCCACAAGTTTCATCCTACAAAATAGAAATGGGACCTAGCGGTACGTTGGCAAGCGACTGGAGTTATTTGTCATATTGCACCAAAGGTGCTAACACTTCGGGCAACTGGACTAAGTTGATGAACAATGATGCCTTGGTGGTCAATATAGGATACAACGGTACATTAGATTTGACTATTCCTCCCATTTTAGCCGGAAAGTATAGAATTACTTTGTATTACGCATACGATCCGTCTATGAAGTTTATCGGTGAAAGAGGAGAAGGGAGTCAAGCTGGTTTGACCAATTTTAGATTAGATTCTAAACGACTGGCAGGTGGTGATAACAAACGTATTTACGATGGAAAGACGGGAGATGTACAAGATTGTTTCAATACACCGTTAACATCCAATTTGAGCGGAGAGGAAACTGCGTTTGAATTTACAACGACTGCTTCTCACACATTGAATGTAGTTGTGGTAGATCCTGCAGCCAGCTCGCATAATAAATTCCGTATGTATTTTGATTATATATTGTTTGAACCTGTAATAGAATAA